In the Populus trichocarpa isolate Nisqually-1 chromosome 1, P.trichocarpa_v4.1, whole genome shotgun sequence genome, GTGATCCATTTGCCTATGCTAACCCCATTGCACCCCCAGACATAACCCAATGTGAGCTAGTTACCCTGCCATCCGAAAGTAATCCCACGAACTGTTGCCCTCAAACATCCACAAAGATCAAAAACTTCGAATTCCCTTCTGCGTCCTCCCCAATGCGCATTAGGCCTGCTGCTCATTTAGTTGATAAAGCCTCCTTAGCTAAATACGCCAAAGCCATTGCACTGATGAAAAGTCTTCCTGACGATGATCCACGTAGCTTCAAGAGCCAAGCCAACGTTCATTGTGCTTATTGTGATGGTGCTTATCACCAAGCAGGCTTTCCTGATTTACAACTTCAAATTCACTTCTCGTGGCTCTTCTTTCCCTGGCATAGAGCCTATTTATACTACTTCGAAAGAATCTTGGGTAAACTGATTGATGATCCAACTTTCGCTTTGCCTTTCTGGAATTGGGATGCCCCTGCCGGCATGCAAATACCAGCCATTTTTACTGACCCCAAATCACCACTTTATGACCCCCTTCGCGATGCGAATCACCAACCTCCGACATTGTTTGATCTTAATTACGCCACAGGAGATGCGAATCCAGACCCTGCAAAAGCAGAGGAATTGTATGCAAGCAATCTTAACGTAATGTACAGGCAAATGGTGTCCGGTGCCACGAAGCCTACTCTCTTTTTTGGAAAACCATATCGTGCTGGTGATGATCCAAGTCCTGGAATGGGTACAATTGAGACCACCCCACACACTCAGATTCACATCTGGACCGGCGACCCCAATCAAACTAAAGGGGAAAATATGGGCAATTTCTACTCAGCAGGGAGAGATCCCATATTTTATTGTCATCACTCGAACGTCGACCGAATGTGGGACTTGTGGAAGAAAATACCTGGAGGGAAGCGAAAGGATATCGAGGATCCTGATTGGCTTAATTCAGAGTTTCTTTTCTGGGATGAGAATAAAGAGCTGGTTCGAGTAAAGGTTAAAGATACTCTTGACACCAAGAAGCTAGGATATGGCTTTCAAGATGTTCCTATTCCTTGGCTGACAACTAGAGCAACACCAAAATTAACAAGGCAGGAAAAATCACGTCGTGCAGCTGAAAAAAGCGTTGTATTAACACCAATTAGTGCATTCCCTGTTGTCTTGGATAAAGTCATAAGTGTGGAGGTTTCCAGGCCAAAGAAATCAAGAAGCGCGACggagaaagaagatgaagatgaagtttTAGTTATTGAAGGGATTGAgtatgaagaaaatcaattaattaagttcGATGTCCTCGTCAACGATGAACCTGATTCACCTGGTGGACCAGACATGTCCGAGTTTGCAGGAAGTTTCGTCAATGTGCCTCACAAgcatgcaaaaaaatcaaagacaacTATGGTATTGGGGATTACAGGATTGTTGGAAGATCTGGAAGCTGAAGGAGATGATACCCTTGTGGTGACTTTCGTGCCTCGGACTGGTGGTGATTCTGTTACCGTTGCTAATGTCAAGATTGAGTTTGTCGCTGACTGATCATGGTGATGAGAGGACATATGctaccattttcttttcttttcttttctttttttccttttgccttttcttgttttttctctttcaatgtCAGTATTCAGtgagttttctcttttttctttcaagatgcTCAACTAATGGACCGTATTTCAATTTGAATACTACAATGGTTTCTTAGATTTGTTGCCAGAAGTAGATGAACAAAAACAACTAGACCCATATGGTAAAAAATCATTGTcattttagactttttttaaatgatacataaaccaaaaacaatatggttttgaaagaaaaaaactaaattttatcataaacaaaCCCCTATCAGATCTCAAATTAATGAATTACCAAGTTGACCCTAGATCTTATATAACTAGGTCTGGATTGACAAAAATAACTAGACTtagtcggtaaaaaaaaaaaaaaaaagacgtgaTGGAGGACTGGCCAAAGCTACTTTCTTCTCCTCTGCCTCTGTTCTTTGTGCGCTTCTCCTATGGTCTTGCTTTTCTTTGCttggcttcttttttcttatcttgttCTCCCTGTCTCCCTTAGTGTCTGCCTGGTATTCTTGTGGTGCTCATCGTGTTCTCAggttttcttcctttctcttcaGTGTAGGTGTCGTCTGTTcctctgtgtttttttgttcCTGTGTTGTTCTATGTTGGCTTGAGCTT is a window encoding:
- the LOC18095465 gene encoding polyphenol oxidase, chloroplastic, which gives rise to MASCISLSSSIPLAASSFLPSFPKTHQVSRVKKPNRPNIPIVSCKSGKNDHEQNPATRRDLLIGLGGLYGATSLSDPFAYANPIAPPDITQCELVTLPSESNPTNCCPQTSTKIKNFEFPSASSPMRIRPAAHLVDKASLAKYAKAIALMKSLPDDDPRSFKSQANVHCAYCDGAYHQAGFPDLQLQIHFSWLFFPWHRAYLYYFERILGKLIDDPTFALPFWNWDAPAGMQIPAIFTDPKSPLYDPLRDANHQPPTLFDLNYATGDANPDPAKAEELYASNLNVMYRQMVSGATKPTLFFGKPYRAGDDPSPGMGTIETTPHTQIHIWTGDPNQTKGENMGNFYSAGRDPIFYCHHSNVDRMWDLWKKIPGGKRKDIEDPDWLNSEFLFWDENKELVRVKVKDTLDTKKLGYGFQDVPIPWLTTRATPKLTRQEKSRRAAEKSVVLTPISAFPVVLDKVISVEVSRPKKSRSATEKEDEDEVLVIEGIEYEENQLIKFDVLVNDEPDSPGGPDMSEFAGSFVNVPHKHAKKSKTTMVLGITGLLEDLEAEGDDTLVVTFVPRTGGDSVTVANVKIEFVAD